A DNA window from Amycolatopsis sp. DSM 110486 contains the following coding sequences:
- a CDS encoding YqaJ viral recombinase family protein: MTPYQVDPDIARVVLPAGAPEDVWLAERLKGIGGSDIAQAAGIAKYGSPFQLWMVKTGRIDPEDLLTDEDRERFYWGHALEPVVVARFAKNHPEYDVTPGAGTYARVEAEWQRVNVDSLAWNPDGSLAAVIEAKTGNHRVLADWNGEEIPLSYYYQCQWAMWITGAPLTFICALIDTHNYIEKVIERDDEMIADLVDFGAEFWRQVVDDVMPEVDGHDDTSSMLATTHYEPGSMVELDLGWLKDLTLRGELVQQIKDLTEKKTQIDNRMRVAIGDAETAWVGDDKVATFKASSKPTRKVDPELLDILGEDFPEVYAAVVTEKPASRRLTYANHTTTPERNHE; the protein is encoded by the coding sequence GTGACCCCGTACCAAGTCGACCCCGACATCGCGCGGGTCGTGCTTCCCGCCGGTGCCCCTGAGGACGTTTGGCTCGCCGAACGCCTCAAGGGCATCGGCGGGTCGGACATCGCCCAGGCGGCCGGGATCGCGAAGTACGGCTCCCCGTTCCAGCTCTGGATGGTCAAGACCGGTCGGATCGACCCCGAAGACCTACTCACCGACGAGGACCGGGAGCGGTTCTACTGGGGTCACGCCCTGGAGCCCGTTGTAGTGGCCCGGTTCGCCAAGAACCACCCCGAGTACGACGTAACCCCCGGTGCAGGCACCTACGCCCGCGTTGAGGCCGAATGGCAGCGCGTCAACGTCGACTCCCTCGCCTGGAACCCCGATGGCTCGCTCGCTGCCGTCATCGAGGCCAAAACCGGCAACCACCGCGTCCTGGCCGACTGGAACGGCGAGGAAATCCCCCTCTCCTACTACTACCAATGCCAGTGGGCCATGTGGATCACCGGCGCACCGCTCACGTTCATCTGCGCCCTGATCGACACCCACAACTACATCGAGAAGGTCATCGAGCGCGACGACGAGATGATCGCCGACCTCGTCGATTTCGGCGCCGAGTTCTGGCGGCAGGTTGTCGACGACGTCATGCCCGAGGTCGACGGGCACGACGACACCAGCTCGATGCTCGCGACCACCCACTACGAACCGGGCTCCATGGTGGAACTCGACCTCGGATGGCTGAAGGACCTCACCCTCCGCGGCGAGCTGGTCCAGCAGATCAAGGACCTCACGGAGAAGAAGACCCAGATCGACAACCGGATGCGCGTCGCGATCGGCGACGCAGAGACCGCGTGGGTGGGTGACGACAAGGTCGCGACGTTCAAGGCCTCGTCCAAGCCGACCCGCAAGGTCGATCCGGAGCTGCTCGACATCCTCGGCGAGGACTTCCCCGAGGTCTACGCCGCAGTCGTCACCGAGAAACCCGCCTCGCGTCGCCTGACCTACGCGAACCACACCACCACCCCTGAAAGGAACCACGAGTGA
- a CDS encoding recombinase RecT, whose protein sequence is MSNESARNAIAQRKEANNGGGQVVKAKDPWRDLIDKQKTEIGRALTGTALDPERFTRVALTVIKKTPKLMLCDAVSVLGALMTSAQLGLEPGPLGEAYLVPYGKSCQFIVGYQGYIKLAWNSGQIRHIDADVVRENDYFLYEKGAEPKLVHRPARKNRGDAVCYYAVASFKSGGHVAVVLSPEDVNQYRARSASVKSSKESPWDTDYDAMAKKTCLRRLSTFLPKSTGLARALSADESVRSDLGASIDEITSDVIDAELVEEPSGQDEAPATAGAPAEGPWGSAYEDGEGE, encoded by the coding sequence GTGAGCAACGAATCCGCACGCAACGCCATCGCCCAGCGAAAGGAGGCGAACAACGGCGGGGGACAGGTCGTCAAGGCGAAGGACCCGTGGCGCGACCTGATCGACAAGCAGAAGACCGAGATCGGGCGCGCACTGACCGGCACCGCGCTCGACCCGGAGCGGTTCACCCGGGTTGCGCTGACCGTCATCAAGAAGACGCCGAAGCTGATGCTGTGCGACGCGGTGTCGGTCCTGGGCGCCCTGATGACCTCGGCGCAGCTCGGGCTGGAGCCCGGTCCACTGGGTGAGGCGTACCTGGTGCCTTACGGCAAAAGCTGCCAGTTCATCGTTGGCTACCAGGGCTATATCAAGCTCGCCTGGAACTCCGGGCAGATCAGGCACATCGACGCCGATGTAGTGCGGGAGAACGACTACTTCCTGTACGAGAAGGGCGCCGAGCCGAAGTTGGTGCACCGGCCCGCGCGGAAGAACCGTGGCGACGCCGTCTGCTACTACGCGGTGGCGTCGTTCAAGAGCGGCGGTCACGTTGCCGTCGTCCTGTCGCCGGAGGACGTCAATCAGTACCGCGCCCGCTCGGCGTCGGTGAAGTCCTCCAAGGAGTCGCCGTGGGACACCGACTATGACGCGATGGCGAAGAAGACCTGCCTTCGGCGCCTGTCGACGTTCCTGCCGAAGTCGACCGGGTTGGCGCGTGCGCTCAGCGCTGACGAGTCGGTGCGCAGTGACCTTGGGGCGAGTATCGACGAGATCACCAGCGACGTGATCGACGCCGAGTTGGTCGAAGAGCCCAGCGGGCAGGACGAGGCGCCGGCCACGGCCGGTGCGCCGGCCGAGGGCCCGTGGGGTTCGGCCTACGAGGACGGCGAAGGCGAATAG